A part of Oncorhynchus masou masou isolate Uvic2021 chromosome 30, UVic_Omas_1.1, whole genome shotgun sequence genomic DNA contains:
- the LOC135523143 gene encoding C-C chemokine receptor type 9-like isoform X2: MEWPLFTALPTDETLSGDYTDDYGTFTETPGGLCDKSWVREFRGLYEPPLFWLIFILGAVGNLMVVFIFTTVRHRLKTMTDVYLLNLAVADLLFLGTLPFWAADTTKGWIFGLSLCKLLSAIYKINFFSSMLLLTCISVDRYVAIVQVTKAHNQKNKRLSVSKLTCLAVWIISGLLALPELIFAQVKPDHRGNSFCVLVYPNNLFNRTKILVLVLQICVGFCLPLLVMVLCYSVIVRTLLQAKSFEKHKALRVIFAVVAVFVLSQLPYNGLLVVDATQAADTTITDCAVLELFDVAGQIAKSLAYTHACINPFLYVFIGVRFQKDLLKLCTCGLSQGGVSKLQAVPNRPSVMSDTETTCALAL; encoded by the exons ATGGAGTGGCCGTTGTTCACTGCACTCCCAACTGATGAAACT CTTTCTGGAGATTACACAGACGACTATGGGACCTTCACTGAGACCCCAGGGGGGCTATGTGACAAGAGCTGGGTGAGGGAGTTTCGGGGTCTCTACGAACCCCCGCTGTTCTGGCTCATCTTCATCTTGGGCGCTGTGGGCAACCTGATGGTGGTCTTCATTTTTACCACGGTGCGCCACCGCCTCAAGACCATGACGGACGTCTACCTACTCAACCTGGCCGTGGCCGACCTTCTCTTCCTGGGCACGCTGCCTTTCTGGGCCGCCGACACCACCAAGGGCTGGATATTCGGCCTGAGCCTCTGTAAGCTCCTCTCAGCCATCTATAAGATCAACTTCTTCAGCAGCATGTTGCTGCTCACATGTATCAGCGTGGACCGCTATGTGGCTATCGTCCAGGTTACCAAGGCCCACAACCAGAAGAACAAGAGGCTGTCTGTCAGCAAGCTGACCTGCCTAGCTGTCTGGATCATCTCAGGCCTCCTGGCCCTGCCTGAGTTAATCTTCGCCCAAGTCAAGCCTGACCATAGGGGCAATTCCTTCTGTGTCTTGGTCTACCCAAACAACCTCTTCAATCGCACCAAGATCCTGGTGCTCGTTCTGCAGATCTGTGTGGGTTTTTGCCTGCCGCTGCTAGTCATGGTGCTGTGCTACTCTGTCATCGTCCGTACCCTGCTGCAGGCCAAGAGCTTCGAGAAGCACAAGGCACTCAGGGTCATCTTCGCTGTGGTGGCTGTGTTTGTCCTCTCCCAGCTGCCGTACAATGGGCTACTGGTGGTCGACGCCACGCAGGCCGCCGACACCACCATCACGGACTGTGCTGTATTGGAACTTTTCGATGTCGCTGGTCAAATTGCCAAGAGTCTGGCGTACACCCACGCCTGCATTAACCCCTTTCTGTACGTGTTCATTGGCGTTCGCTTCCAGAAGGATCTGCTGAAGCTGTGCACCTGCGGCCTGAGCCAAGGAGGTGTCAGTAAGCTGCAGGCCGTCCCCAACCGCCCTTCTGTCATGTCTGACACTGAGACTACCTGTGCCCTCGCCTTGTAA
- the LOC135523143 gene encoding C-C chemokine receptor type 9-like isoform X3, whose amino-acid sequence MKLPQDFTSTLMWPLSGDYTDDYGTFTETPGGLCDKSWVREFRGLYEPPLFWLIFILGAVGNLMVVFIFTTVRHRLKTMTDVYLLNLAVADLLFLGTLPFWAADTTKGWIFGLSLCKLLSAIYKINFFSSMLLLTCISVDRYVAIVQVTKAHNQKNKRLSVSKLTCLAVWIISGLLALPELIFAQVKPDHRGNSFCVLVYPNNLFNRTKILVLVLQICVGFCLPLLVMVLCYSVIVRTLLQAKSFEKHKALRVIFAVVAVFVLSQLPYNGLLVVDATQAADTTITDCAVLELFDVAGQIAKSLAYTHACINPFLYVFIGVRFQKDLLKLCTCGLSQGGVSKLQAVPNRPSVMSDTETTCALAL is encoded by the exons ATGAAACT ACCACAAGATTTCACATCAACATTAATGTGGCCG CTTTCTGGAGATTACACAGACGACTATGGGACCTTCACTGAGACCCCAGGGGGGCTATGTGACAAGAGCTGGGTGAGGGAGTTTCGGGGTCTCTACGAACCCCCGCTGTTCTGGCTCATCTTCATCTTGGGCGCTGTGGGCAACCTGATGGTGGTCTTCATTTTTACCACGGTGCGCCACCGCCTCAAGACCATGACGGACGTCTACCTACTCAACCTGGCCGTGGCCGACCTTCTCTTCCTGGGCACGCTGCCTTTCTGGGCCGCCGACACCACCAAGGGCTGGATATTCGGCCTGAGCCTCTGTAAGCTCCTCTCAGCCATCTATAAGATCAACTTCTTCAGCAGCATGTTGCTGCTCACATGTATCAGCGTGGACCGCTATGTGGCTATCGTCCAGGTTACCAAGGCCCACAACCAGAAGAACAAGAGGCTGTCTGTCAGCAAGCTGACCTGCCTAGCTGTCTGGATCATCTCAGGCCTCCTGGCCCTGCCTGAGTTAATCTTCGCCCAAGTCAAGCCTGACCATAGGGGCAATTCCTTCTGTGTCTTGGTCTACCCAAACAACCTCTTCAATCGCACCAAGATCCTGGTGCTCGTTCTGCAGATCTGTGTGGGTTTTTGCCTGCCGCTGCTAGTCATGGTGCTGTGCTACTCTGTCATCGTCCGTACCCTGCTGCAGGCCAAGAGCTTCGAGAAGCACAAGGCACTCAGGGTCATCTTCGCTGTGGTGGCTGTGTTTGTCCTCTCCCAGCTGCCGTACAATGGGCTACTGGTGGTCGACGCCACGCAGGCCGCCGACACCACCATCACGGACTGTGCTGTATTGGAACTTTTCGATGTCGCTGGTCAAATTGCCAAGAGTCTGGCGTACACCCACGCCTGCATTAACCCCTTTCTGTACGTGTTCATTGGCGTTCGCTTCCAGAAGGATCTGCTGAAGCTGTGCACCTGCGGCCTGAGCCAAGGAGGTGTCAGTAAGCTGCAGGCCGTCCCCAACCGCCCTTCTGTCATGTCTGACACTGAGACTACCTGTGCCCTCGCCTTGTAA
- the LOC135523143 gene encoding C-C chemokine receptor type 9-like isoform X1, with protein MKLPQDFTSTLMWPVRETLLSGDYTDDYGTFTETPGGLCDKSWVREFRGLYEPPLFWLIFILGAVGNLMVVFIFTTVRHRLKTMTDVYLLNLAVADLLFLGTLPFWAADTTKGWIFGLSLCKLLSAIYKINFFSSMLLLTCISVDRYVAIVQVTKAHNQKNKRLSVSKLTCLAVWIISGLLALPELIFAQVKPDHRGNSFCVLVYPNNLFNRTKILVLVLQICVGFCLPLLVMVLCYSVIVRTLLQAKSFEKHKALRVIFAVVAVFVLSQLPYNGLLVVDATQAADTTITDCAVLELFDVAGQIAKSLAYTHACINPFLYVFIGVRFQKDLLKLCTCGLSQGGVSKLQAVPNRPSVMSDTETTCALAL; from the exons ATGAAACT ACCACAAGATTTCACATCAACATTAATGTGGCCGGTGAGAGAAACTCTT CTTTCTGGAGATTACACAGACGACTATGGGACCTTCACTGAGACCCCAGGGGGGCTATGTGACAAGAGCTGGGTGAGGGAGTTTCGGGGTCTCTACGAACCCCCGCTGTTCTGGCTCATCTTCATCTTGGGCGCTGTGGGCAACCTGATGGTGGTCTTCATTTTTACCACGGTGCGCCACCGCCTCAAGACCATGACGGACGTCTACCTACTCAACCTGGCCGTGGCCGACCTTCTCTTCCTGGGCACGCTGCCTTTCTGGGCCGCCGACACCACCAAGGGCTGGATATTCGGCCTGAGCCTCTGTAAGCTCCTCTCAGCCATCTATAAGATCAACTTCTTCAGCAGCATGTTGCTGCTCACATGTATCAGCGTGGACCGCTATGTGGCTATCGTCCAGGTTACCAAGGCCCACAACCAGAAGAACAAGAGGCTGTCTGTCAGCAAGCTGACCTGCCTAGCTGTCTGGATCATCTCAGGCCTCCTGGCCCTGCCTGAGTTAATCTTCGCCCAAGTCAAGCCTGACCATAGGGGCAATTCCTTCTGTGTCTTGGTCTACCCAAACAACCTCTTCAATCGCACCAAGATCCTGGTGCTCGTTCTGCAGATCTGTGTGGGTTTTTGCCTGCCGCTGCTAGTCATGGTGCTGTGCTACTCTGTCATCGTCCGTACCCTGCTGCAGGCCAAGAGCTTCGAGAAGCACAAGGCACTCAGGGTCATCTTCGCTGTGGTGGCTGTGTTTGTCCTCTCCCAGCTGCCGTACAATGGGCTACTGGTGGTCGACGCCACGCAGGCCGCCGACACCACCATCACGGACTGTGCTGTATTGGAACTTTTCGATGTCGCTGGTCAAATTGCCAAGAGTCTGGCGTACACCCACGCCTGCATTAACCCCTTTCTGTACGTGTTCATTGGCGTTCGCTTCCAGAAGGATCTGCTGAAGCTGTGCACCTGCGGCCTGAGCCAAGGAGGTGTCAGTAAGCTGCAGGCCGTCCCCAACCGCCCTTCTGTCATGTCTGACACTGAGACTACCTGTGCCCTCGCCTTGTAA
- the lztfl1 gene encoding leucine zipper transcription factor-like protein 1 isoform X3: MAEFGFNEHHQNEAINYMRFARSKRIIRLKTIDSCFEDLKDSRLVEETFTVDEVRDMLDGLQLVVRGEVETELINTAHTNVLLLRQLFSQAEKFYLRLQTDISELENRELLEQVAEFENTEFKNPNKTNQEISKPKLAPLNEGGVSELLNKEISRLQEENNKLKGRLRTLETQAMGALDEKTRAERALKDLQKVKGEQQEITSLEDTVAALQEDYQKSLSVNAASQRDLQDSLVSAKHDLLRVQEQLSLAEKELDRKFQQTSAYRNMKEILTKKNEQIKDIRKRLSKYESDE, from the exons ATG GCTGAGTTTGGTTTCAATGAGCACCATCAGAATGAGGCCATCAACTACATGCGCTTTGCACGCTCCAAGAGGATCATCAGACTCAAGACCATTGACTCCTGCTTCGAGGACCTTAAAGACAGCAG GCTAGTGGAGGAGACATTCACAGTGGACGAGGTGCGGGACATGCTGGACGGGCTGCAGCTGGTTGTGCgaggggaggtggagacagagctCATCAACACGGCCCACACCAACGTGCTGCTGCTTCGGCAGCTCTTCTCCCAGGCTGAAAAGTTCTACCTCCGTCTGCAGACTGACATATCGGAGCTGGAGAACAG AGAGTTGTTAGAGCAAGTGGCTGAATTTGAGAATACTGAGTTTAAAAACCCAAATAAG ACTAACCAAGAAATTAGCAAGCCCAAGTTAGCACCGCTGAATGAAGGTGGGGTATCTGAACTTCTCAACAAG GAGATATCAAGGCTACAAGAGGAAAATAATAAGCTCAAAGGCAGGCTCCGGACTTTGGAAACCCAG GCCATGGGTGCGTTGGATGAGAAGACCAGGGCGGAGAGAGCTCTCAAAGACTTGCAGAAGGTCAAGGGGGAACAGCAA GAGATCACTAGTCTGGAGGACACGGTGGCAGCACTGCAGGAAGACTACCAGAAGTCCCTGAGTGTCAACGCTGCCTCCCAAAGAGACCTGCAGGACAGCCTGGTGTCTGCCAAACATGACCTGCTCAGGGTACAGGAACAACTGTCCCTGGCAGAGAAG GAGCTGGACCGGAAGTTCCAACAGACTTCTGCCTACCGCAACATGAAGGAGATCCTCACCAAGAAAAATGAGCAGATCAAGGACATCAGGAAACGGCTTTCAAA ATACGAGTCTGATGAATGA
- the lztfl1 gene encoding leucine zipper transcription factor-like protein 1 isoform X2 encodes MAEFGFNEHHQNEAINYMRFARSKRIIRLKTIDSCFEDLKDSRLVEETFTVDEVRDMLDGLQLVVRGEVETELINTAHTNVLLLRQLFSQAEKFYLRLQTDISELENRELLEQVAEFENTEFKNPNKTNQEISKPKLAPLNEGGVSELLNKEISRLQEENNKLKGRLRTLETQAMGALDEKTRAERALKDLQKMATRSQEITSLEDTVAALQEDYQKSLSVNAASQRDLQDSLVSAKHDLLRVQEQLSLAEKELDRKFQQTSAYRNMKEILTKKNEQIKDIRKRLSKYESDE; translated from the exons ATG GCTGAGTTTGGTTTCAATGAGCACCATCAGAATGAGGCCATCAACTACATGCGCTTTGCACGCTCCAAGAGGATCATCAGACTCAAGACCATTGACTCCTGCTTCGAGGACCTTAAAGACAGCAG GCTAGTGGAGGAGACATTCACAGTGGACGAGGTGCGGGACATGCTGGACGGGCTGCAGCTGGTTGTGCgaggggaggtggagacagagctCATCAACACGGCCCACACCAACGTGCTGCTGCTTCGGCAGCTCTTCTCCCAGGCTGAAAAGTTCTACCTCCGTCTGCAGACTGACATATCGGAGCTGGAGAACAG AGAGTTGTTAGAGCAAGTGGCTGAATTTGAGAATACTGAGTTTAAAAACCCAAATAAG ACTAACCAAGAAATTAGCAAGCCCAAGTTAGCACCGCTGAATGAAGGTGGGGTATCTGAACTTCTCAACAAG GAGATATCAAGGCTACAAGAGGAAAATAATAAGCTCAAAGGCAGGCTCCGGACTTTGGAAACCCAG GCCATGGGTGCGTTGGATGAGAAGACCAGGGCGGAGAGAGCTCTCAAAGACTTGCAGAAG ATGGCCACCCGTTCTCAGGAGATCACTAGTCTGGAGGACACGGTGGCAGCACTGCAGGAAGACTACCAGAAGTCCCTGAGTGTCAACGCTGCCTCCCAAAGAGACCTGCAGGACAGCCTGGTGTCTGCCAAACATGACCTGCTCAGGGTACAGGAACAACTGTCCCTGGCAGAGAAG GAGCTGGACCGGAAGTTCCAACAGACTTCTGCCTACCGCAACATGAAGGAGATCCTCACCAAGAAAAATGAGCAGATCAAGGACATCAGGAAACGGCTTTCAAA ATACGAGTCTGATGAATGA
- the lztfl1 gene encoding leucine zipper transcription factor-like protein 1 isoform X1, with translation MAEFGFNEHHQNEAINYMRFARSKRIIRLKTIDSCFEDLKDSRLVEETFTVDEVRDMLDGLQLVVRGEVETELINTAHTNVLLLRQLFSQAEKFYLRLQTDISELENRELLEQVAEFENTEFKNPNKTNQEISKPKLAPLNEGGVSELLNKEISRLQEENNKLKGRLRTLETQAMGALDEKTRAERALKDLQKVKGEQQMATRSQEITSLEDTVAALQEDYQKSLSVNAASQRDLQDSLVSAKHDLLRVQEQLSLAEKELDRKFQQTSAYRNMKEILTKKNEQIKDIRKRLSKYESDE, from the exons ATG GCTGAGTTTGGTTTCAATGAGCACCATCAGAATGAGGCCATCAACTACATGCGCTTTGCACGCTCCAAGAGGATCATCAGACTCAAGACCATTGACTCCTGCTTCGAGGACCTTAAAGACAGCAG GCTAGTGGAGGAGACATTCACAGTGGACGAGGTGCGGGACATGCTGGACGGGCTGCAGCTGGTTGTGCgaggggaggtggagacagagctCATCAACACGGCCCACACCAACGTGCTGCTGCTTCGGCAGCTCTTCTCCCAGGCTGAAAAGTTCTACCTCCGTCTGCAGACTGACATATCGGAGCTGGAGAACAG AGAGTTGTTAGAGCAAGTGGCTGAATTTGAGAATACTGAGTTTAAAAACCCAAATAAG ACTAACCAAGAAATTAGCAAGCCCAAGTTAGCACCGCTGAATGAAGGTGGGGTATCTGAACTTCTCAACAAG GAGATATCAAGGCTACAAGAGGAAAATAATAAGCTCAAAGGCAGGCTCCGGACTTTGGAAACCCAG GCCATGGGTGCGTTGGATGAGAAGACCAGGGCGGAGAGAGCTCTCAAAGACTTGCAGAAGGTCAAGGGGGAACAGCAA ATGGCCACCCGTTCTCAGGAGATCACTAGTCTGGAGGACACGGTGGCAGCACTGCAGGAAGACTACCAGAAGTCCCTGAGTGTCAACGCTGCCTCCCAAAGAGACCTGCAGGACAGCCTGGTGTCTGCCAAACATGACCTGCTCAGGGTACAGGAACAACTGTCCCTGGCAGAGAAG GAGCTGGACCGGAAGTTCCAACAGACTTCTGCCTACCGCAACATGAAGGAGATCCTCACCAAGAAAAATGAGCAGATCAAGGACATCAGGAAACGGCTTTCAAA ATACGAGTCTGATGAATGA